Proteins encoded by one window of Mustela erminea isolate mMusErm1 chromosome 7, mMusErm1.Pri, whole genome shotgun sequence:
- the NKX2-4 gene encoding homeobox protein Nkx-2.4 — MSLSPKHTTPFSVSDILSPIEETYKKFGGAMDGAPPGLGAPLGAAAAAAYRAPPLGPSSQAAAVAGMQPPHAMAGHNAAAAAAAAAAAAAAAATYHMPPGVSQFSHGAMGGYCNGGLGNVGELPAYTDGMRGGAAAAATGWYGANPDPRYSSISRFMGPSAGVNVAGMGSLTGIADAAKTLAPLHAAAAAPRRKRRVLFSQAQVYELERRFKQQKYLSAPEREHLASMIHLTPTQVKIWFQNHRYKMKRQAKDKAAQQLQQEGGLGPPPPPPPSPRRVAVPVLVKDGKPCQNGASTPTPGQAGPQPPAPTPAPELEELSPSPPALHGPGGGLAALDATAGDYGGGVLGANLLYGRTW; from the exons ATGTCGTTGAGCCCCAAGCACACGACGCCCTTCTCCGTGTCCGACATCCTGAGCCCCATCGAGGAGACCTACAAGAAGTTCGGCGGCGCCATGGACGGCGCGCCGCCCGGCCTGGGGGCGCCCCTGGGGGCCGCGGCCGCGGCCGCCTACCGTGCGCCGCCGCTCGGCCCCTCCTCGcaggcggcggcggtggcgggcATGCAGCCGCCCCACGCCATGGCGGGCCACaacgcggcggcggcggcggcggcggcagccgcGGCGGCGGCCGCAGCCGCCACCTACCACATGCCGCCGGGCGTCTCGCAGTTCTCGCACGGCGCCATGGGCGGCTACTGCAACGGCGGCCTGGGCAACGTGGGCGAGCTGCCCGCCTACACGGACGGCATGCGGGGCGGTGCGGCCGCCGCGGCCACCGGCTGGTACGGCGCCAACCCGGATCCGCGCTACTCGTCAA TCTCCAGGTTCATGGGGCCATCGGCGGGCGTGAACGTAGCCGGCATGGGGTCGCTGACGGGCATCGCGGACGCCGCCAAGACGCTGGCGCCGCTGCATGCGGCTGCGGCGGCGCCGCGAAGGAAGCGCCGCGTGCTCTTCTCGCAGGCGCAGGTCTACGAGCTGGAGCGTCGCTTCAAGCAGCAGAAGTACCTATCGGCTCCGGAGCGCGAGCACCTGGCCAGCATGATCCACCTGACGCCCACGCAGGTCAAGATCTGGTTCCAGAATCACCGCTACAAGATGAAGCGGCAGGCCAAGGACAAGGCGGCGCAGCAGCTGCAGCAGGAGGGTGGCCTGGGACCGCCACCACCCCCGCCGCCGTCCCCGCGTCGCGTGGCGGTGCCCGTGCTAGTCAAGGACGGCAAGCCGTGCCAGAACGGTGCCAGCACCCCGACACCCGGCCAGGCCGGCCCGCAGCCGCCGGCCCCGACGCCGGCGCCTGAGCTCGAGGAGCTGTCACCCAGCCCGCCAGCGCTGCACGGGCCGGGGGGGGGTCTGGCAGCCCTGGACGCGACCGCGGGGGACTACGGCGGCGGCGTGCTCGGCGCCAACCTGCTCTATGGCAGGACGTGGTGA